One stretch of Cohnella algarum DNA includes these proteins:
- a CDS encoding acetamidase/formamidase family protein, producing the protein MAKEHVLDPSPQTVHWGYIGGPQRPALTVDPGDLLTLRSVSGDPADPVPEDWISEPLKTIHAEVRDKGPGVHILTGPVWVNGAEPGDTLAVTIGPIRPTAPYGFNYMGPTSGLFREEPEVAETAVIAYDEERQNGFLGRIKVPLRPFFGIVGVAPPESWGRISSVIPGRYGGNMDNKELIEGTTLYLPVLRDGALFYAGDGHGAQGDGEVNVTAIETSLEGRFEFGLIKGTGQRWPYAKRGSLLISMGFDEDLTAALKDSVRQMMELLEDGYGFSAMEAYRVCSLAADFRITQVVNGVKGVHGMLDTSVIAEEGA; encoded by the coding sequence ATGGCGAAAGAGCACGTTTTGGACCCGTCTCCGCAGACGGTGCATTGGGGATATATCGGCGGCCCGCAGCGGCCGGCGCTGACGGTCGACCCGGGAGATTTGCTTACGCTCCGCTCGGTAAGCGGAGACCCCGCCGATCCGGTGCCGGAGGATTGGATTTCCGAGCCGCTGAAAACGATTCATGCCGAGGTCCGCGACAAAGGGCCGGGCGTTCATATTTTGACCGGTCCCGTATGGGTGAACGGCGCGGAGCCGGGCGATACGCTGGCCGTGACGATCGGGCCGATCCGGCCGACGGCGCCGTACGGCTTCAACTACATGGGGCCGACTTCGGGGCTGTTCCGGGAAGAGCCGGAGGTTGCCGAAACGGCCGTCATCGCCTATGACGAGGAACGGCAGAACGGCTTCCTCGGCAGGATCAAGGTGCCGCTTCGTCCGTTTTTCGGCATTGTCGGCGTAGCCCCTCCCGAAAGCTGGGGACGCATTTCCAGCGTCATTCCGGGCCGTTACGGCGGCAACATGGACAACAAGGAATTGATCGAAGGCACGACGCTGTATTTGCCGGTGCTTCGCGACGGCGCCTTGTTTTACGCAGGGGACGGCCACGGAGCGCAGGGCGACGGCGAGGTCAACGTGACCGCGATCGAGACGTCGCTGGAAGGCCGGTTCGAATTCGGCCTGATCAAGGGAACGGGCCAGAGGTGGCCGTACGCGAAACGCGGGTCGCTGTTGATCAGTATGGGCTTCGACGAGGATTTGACCGCGGCGCTCAAGGACAGCGTCCGGCAGATGATGGAACTGCTCGAAGACGGGTACGGCTTTTCGGCCATGGAAGCTTATCGCGTCTGCAGCCTGGCGGCGGATTTTCGCATTACCCAGGTCGTCAACGGCGTGAAGGGCGTTCACGGCATGCTGGATACGTCCGTCATCGCGGAGGAAGGCGCATAA